The following proteins come from a genomic window of Pseudomonas sp. Z8(2022):
- the aguA gene encoding agmatine deiminase: MTTLTTTPRADGFRMPAEWETHSKTWMVWPERPDNWRNGAKPAQAAFTAVAKAIAQFEPVTVCVSDAQYENARARLDDDNIRLVEITTDDAWVRDTGPTFVTHSNGDVRGVDWTFNAWGGFDGGLYWPWQRDDQVARKILEIEGYKRYRTEGFVLEGGSIHVDGEGTLITTEECLLNKNRNPHLSREQIEAVLREHLAIDTVIWLPDGLYNDETDGHVDNFCCYVRPGEVLLAWTDDANDPNYPRCQAAMRVLESARDAKGRQLTVHKMPIPAPIHATEEECAGVDIVEGSQERDPSIRLAGSYVNFLIVNGGIVAPSFDDPKDEEACAILQRVFPEHRVVMVPGREILLGGGNIHCITQQQPRG, from the coding sequence ATGACCACACTGACCACCACTCCACGCGCCGACGGCTTTCGCATGCCGGCCGAATGGGAAACCCACAGCAAGACCTGGATGGTCTGGCCGGAGCGCCCGGACAACTGGCGCAACGGCGCCAAGCCGGCGCAGGCGGCCTTCACCGCCGTGGCCAAAGCCATCGCCCAGTTCGAGCCGGTGACCGTCTGCGTCTCCGACGCGCAGTACGAAAATGCCCGAGCGCGCCTGGACGACGACAACATCCGCCTGGTGGAAATCACCACTGACGATGCCTGGGTACGCGATACCGGGCCGACCTTCGTGACCCATTCCAATGGCGACGTGCGCGGCGTGGACTGGACCTTCAACGCCTGGGGCGGTTTCGATGGCGGCCTGTACTGGCCGTGGCAGCGAGACGACCAGGTGGCGCGCAAGATTCTCGAGATCGAAGGCTACAAGCGCTACCGCACCGAAGGTTTCGTCCTCGAAGGCGGCTCGATCCACGTCGACGGCGAAGGCACCCTGATCACCACCGAAGAATGCCTGCTGAACAAGAACCGCAACCCGCACCTGTCGCGCGAACAGATCGAGGCCGTGCTGCGCGAGCACCTGGCCATCGATACGGTGATCTGGCTGCCGGATGGGCTGTACAACGACGAGACCGACGGCCACGTCGACAACTTCTGCTGCTACGTGCGCCCGGGCGAAGTGCTGCTGGCCTGGACCGATGATGCGAACGACCCCAACTATCCGCGCTGCCAGGCCGCCATGCGCGTGCTGGAAAGCGCTCGTGATGCCAAGGGTCGCCAGCTGACCGTACACAAGATGCCGATCCCCGCGCCGATCCATGCCACCGAAGAAGAGTGCGCCGGCGTCGACATCGTCGAGGGCAGCCAGGAGCGTGACCCGTCGATCCGCCTGGCCGGCTCCTACGTCAACTTCCTGATCGTCAACGGCGGCATCGTCGCGCCGAGCTTCGACGACCCTAAGGACGAGGAAGCCTGCGCCATTTTGCAGCGGGTGTTCCCCGAGCATCGCGTGGTGATGGTGCCCGGCCGCGAGATTCTGCTCGGTGGTGGCAATATCCATTGCATCACCCAGCAGCAGCCCAGGGGCTGA
- the aguB gene encoding N-carbamoylputrescine amidase, translating to MSRIVTVAATQMACSWDTQTNIANAERLVRQAAAQGAQIILIQELFETPYFCQKPNADYTQLATTVEENPAIAHFRKVAAELKVVLPISFFERAGRARFNSIAIIDADGTNLGIYRKSHIPDGPGYHEKYYFNPGDTGFKVWDTAYARIGVGICWDQWFPECARSMALLGAEILFYPTAIGSEPHDASITSREHWQRVQQGHAGANLMPLVASNRIGREEQDGYDITFYGSSFIADQYGAKVRELNQTEEGVLVHGFDLDALEKVRTAWGVFRDRRPNLYWPLSTLDGERPCE from the coding sequence ATGTCCCGTATCGTTACCGTTGCCGCCACCCAGATGGCCTGCTCCTGGGATACCCAGACCAACATCGCCAACGCGGAAAGACTGGTACGTCAGGCTGCAGCCCAGGGTGCCCAGATCATCCTGATCCAGGAGCTGTTCGAGACGCCCTACTTCTGCCAGAAGCCCAATGCCGACTACACCCAGCTGGCAACCACGGTCGAGGAAAACCCGGCTATCGCGCACTTTCGGAAAGTGGCCGCCGAGCTGAAAGTGGTGCTGCCGATCAGCTTCTTCGAGCGCGCCGGCCGCGCTCGCTTCAACAGCATCGCCATCATCGATGCCGATGGCACGAACCTCGGGATTTATCGGAAAAGCCATATCCCGGACGGCCCCGGCTATCACGAGAAGTACTACTTCAACCCGGGCGATACCGGCTTCAAGGTCTGGGACACCGCCTATGCGCGGATCGGTGTGGGCATCTGCTGGGACCAGTGGTTCCCGGAGTGCGCGCGCAGCATGGCGCTGTTGGGTGCGGAAATCCTCTTCTACCCGACCGCCATCGGCAGCGAACCGCACGACGCCAGCATCACCTCGCGCGAACACTGGCAGCGCGTGCAGCAAGGTCACGCCGGCGCCAACCTGATGCCGCTGGTGGCCAGCAACCGTATCGGCAGGGAAGAACAGGACGGCTACGACATCACCTTCTACGGCAGTTCATTCATCGCCGACCAGTACGGTGCGAAGGTCCGGGAACTGAACCAGACCGAGGAAGGTGTTCTGGTACACGGCTTCGATCTGGACGCCCTGGAGAAGGTGCGCACCGCCTGGGGTGTGTTCCGCGACCGCCGGCCGAACCTATACTGGCCGCTTTCCACGCTCGACGGCGAACGCCCCTGCGAGTGA
- a CDS encoding cytochrome-c peroxidase, translating to MRTLSLMAGLCLGASAWAAVPDNEPVQFIAPAEITDPAKVELGKQLFFDPRLSRSGFISCNSCHNLSMGGSDNLPSSIGHNWQQGPINSPTVLNSSLNLAQFWDGRAADLKEQAAGPISNPKEMAFTHILAIDVLRSIPQYRESFKAVYKKDEITLDEVTDAIAEFEKTLVTPNSRFDLWLKGDQQAITQTELEGYELFKSIGCVACHNGPALGGNSFQKMGLVEPYETSNPAEGVAGLTGKDADRFKFKVPTLRNVELTYPYFHDGAYWKLEESVDIMARLQLGRQLSEQEIGKITAFLKTLTGEQPSFALPILPPSSNDTPRPQPFE from the coding sequence ATGCGTACGCTAAGTCTGATGGCCGGTTTGTGCCTGGGCGCCAGCGCCTGGGCCGCAGTACCGGACAACGAACCCGTACAGTTCATCGCCCCCGCCGAGATCACCGACCCTGCCAAGGTGGAGTTGGGCAAGCAGTTGTTCTTCGATCCGCGCCTGTCGCGTTCGGGGTTCATCTCATGCAACTCCTGCCACAACCTGTCCATGGGCGGCAGTGACAACCTGCCCAGCTCCATCGGCCATAACTGGCAGCAGGGGCCGATCAACTCGCCCACCGTACTCAACTCCAGCCTGAACCTGGCGCAGTTCTGGGATGGCCGCGCCGCCGATCTCAAGGAGCAGGCCGCCGGGCCTATCTCCAACCCGAAGGAGATGGCCTTCACCCACATTCTGGCCATCGACGTGCTGCGCTCGATCCCGCAGTACCGGGAGTCGTTCAAGGCCGTGTACAAAAAGGACGAGATCACGCTGGATGAAGTGACCGACGCCATCGCCGAATTCGAAAAGACCCTGGTCACGCCCAATTCGCGTTTCGACCTGTGGCTCAAGGGCGACCAGCAGGCCATCACCCAGACCGAACTGGAAGGCTACGAGCTGTTCAAGTCCATCGGTTGCGTGGCCTGCCACAATGGCCCGGCGCTGGGCGGCAACTCGTTCCAGAAGATGGGCCTGGTCGAACCCTATGAAACCAGCAACCCCGCCGAAGGCGTGGCCGGCCTGACCGGCAAGGATGCAGACCGCTTCAAGTTCAAGGTGCCGACCCTGCGCAACGTCGAGCTGACCTATCCCTACTTCCACGACGGCGCCTACTGGAAGCTGGAGGAATCCGTGGACATCATGGCGCGCCTGCAACTGGGTCGACAGCTGAGCGAGCAGGAGATCGGCAAGATCACTGCCTTCCTCAAGACCCTGACCGGTGAGCAGCCGAGCTTCGCTCTGCCGATCCTGCCGCCGTCCAGCAACGATACGCCGCGTCCGCAGCCGTTCGAGTGA
- the gcvH gene encoding glycine cleavage system protein GcvH gives MSNIPADLRYASSHEWARLEADGSVTVGISDHAQEALGDVVFIELPEVGKQLNAGQEAGVVESVKAASDIYAPVGGEVIAINEALTDSPESVNSDPYGSWFFKLKPSDASELDKLLDAAAYQASADADA, from the coding sequence ATGAGTAATATCCCTGCCGATCTGCGTTATGCCTCCAGTCACGAGTGGGCTCGTCTGGAAGCTGACGGTAGCGTGACCGTGGGCATTTCCGACCACGCCCAGGAAGCCCTAGGCGATGTGGTGTTCATCGAGCTGCCGGAAGTCGGCAAGCAGCTGAACGCCGGCCAGGAGGCGGGTGTGGTTGAGTCGGTCAAGGCTGCCTCCGACATCTACGCCCCGGTTGGCGGCGAAGTCATCGCCATCAACGAAGCACTGACCGACAGTCCGGAAAGCGTCAACAGCGACCCGTACGGCAGCTGGTTCTTCAAGCTCAAGCCCAGCGATGCCAGCGAGCTGGACAAGCTGCTGGACGCTGCCGCCTATCAGGCCAGTGCCGACGCCGACGCCTGA
- a CDS encoding TetR/AcrR family transcriptional regulator, whose amino-acid sequence MSRTASPRKPRASSQARIAGILAAARELLAEQGMASLSIYTVAERAGIPPSSVYHFFASVPALLEGLTADVHAAFRASLLEPVEHAALRSWHDLSRLVEQRMLAIYEADAAARQLILAQHGLAEVTQADHQHDLELGRLMHALFDRHFPLPQLPTDIDVFSLAMSLGDRVYARSVQLHGQITPRLAEEGMRVFDAYLGLYLPACLPKRPTPRD is encoded by the coding sequence ATGTCGCGCACCGCCAGTCCCCGCAAGCCGCGCGCCAGCAGCCAGGCGAGGATCGCCGGCATCCTCGCTGCCGCCCGCGAACTGCTGGCCGAGCAGGGCATGGCCAGCCTGTCGATCTACACGGTGGCCGAGCGCGCCGGGATTCCGCCTTCGTCGGTGTATCACTTCTTCGCCAGCGTACCGGCCCTGCTCGAAGGGCTGACGGCCGACGTACATGCAGCCTTTCGCGCCAGCCTGCTGGAGCCGGTCGAGCATGCCGCCCTGCGCAGCTGGCACGACCTCTCGCGACTGGTCGAGCAGCGCATGCTGGCCATCTACGAAGCCGATGCCGCTGCGCGTCAGCTGATCCTCGCCCAGCACGGTCTGGCAGAAGTCACCCAGGCCGATCACCAGCACGATCTGGAGCTGGGGCGACTGATGCACGCGCTGTTCGACCGCCACTTCCCCCTGCCGCAATTGCCGACAGATATCGACGTATTCAGCCTGGCCATGTCCCTGGGCGATCGCGTCTATGCCCGTTCGGTGCAGCTGCACGGCCAAATCACCCCACGCCTGGCCGAGGAAGGCATGCGCGTGTTCGATGCCTACCTCGGCCTGTACCTGCCAGCCTGCCTGCCAAAACGCCCGACGCCGCGGGACTGA